AAAACGATCCGCGTCCGGAGTCCCGTTCGGGCGACAGGTCGGCCCTCGACCAGTTCTGGCCGATAGGTCCAGCGACTGACCGCCTGCACGGCAGCACGCCTGAACAGCGTCTGTGAACAGGACTGCGCCGCCACATTATAGGGTTTTCCATCCCCGCTAATATCGAAGGTGATAAGACAATGTCCGGAACGATCCGCCAGCCCCGGCATAGCCGGTGGTATTCGGACAATCGGTTCGGGGTCGCGGTCAATCGGGCTTAGCGTCGTCGGAAAGTCGAATGTGAGTTGCGGTACGTGAACAGGTGTATGTGTCACGGGCACAAGCGTTTCCTGGGGGCGTCCGGTCTCAGGGACTCCGATCATCGGAGGGGCGGGCGGAATTTCGACTTGCTTCAAAGGATCGGGTCGTCGCCGATCCAGACGGAGTGGCGGATCGATGATTATGGGATTGATGTCATAGGCCACGCGAGCCGACTTATCCTGCGGCCGGAAGTCCTCCGATATCAAGGTCTGCATCGTGATGAACAATCCCGCCGTTATGATTGCGGCCCCCGTCAGAACGGGGAGAAAGGCTGCGTGAGAGCCGTGCCGCGACATGGCGGCCGATAGCGTCTCATGGGAGCGAGTTGCGGCTTTATACGGCCGGATATGTTGACCCATTTGTAAAACCAGAGGCGCTGCGCTCATAATGTCACTCCCTTATATAGTTACTGTATAACATAACTACGCAAGAGATGCAAACGGCTCACGGTG
This genomic window from Algimonas porphyrae contains:
- a CDS encoding energy transducer TonB, with the protein product MSAAPLVLQMGQHIRPYKAATRSHETLSAAMSRHGSHAAFLPVLTGAAIITAGLFITMQTLISEDFRPQDKSARVAYDINPIIIDPPLRLDRRRPDPLKQVEIPPAPPMIGVPETGRPQETLVPVTHTPVHVPQLTFDFPTTLSPIDRDPEPIVRIPPAMPGLADRSGHCLITFDISGDGKPYNVAAQSCSQTLFRRAAVQAVSRWTYRPELVEGRPVARTGLRTRIVFNLTDEQGRLIPE